A window from Sphingobacteriaceae bacterium encodes these proteins:
- a CDS encoding response regulator, which translates to MAEKILVVDDERPIADILKFNLERAGYQVETAYDGDEALQVALADLPDLIILDIMLPGKDGFEVCREIRRRSAVPIIMLTAKEAETDKIQGLDEGADDYVTKPFSPAEVVARVRALLRRSQGSMSVNNAADHIYCGHLTIDLKGHQVLKGEQQIELTTREFELLKYLAQHPGQVFSRETLLEDVWGYRYHGDIRTVDVTIRRLREKIEEHPGDPRFILTKRGAGYYFRKF; encoded by the coding sequence ATGGCGGAAAAGATTCTCGTCGTCGACGACGAGCGGCCCATTGCCGACATATTGAAGTTCAACCTGGAACGGGCCGGCTACCAAGTGGAAACGGCCTACGACGGTGACGAAGCCCTGCAGGTCGCCCTGGCCGACCTCCCCGACCTTATCATCTTGGACATCATGCTGCCGGGTAAGGACGGCTTCGAGGTGTGCCGGGAAATACGCCGGCGCTCCGCGGTGCCCATCATCATGCTGACGGCCAAGGAGGCCGAGACCGACAAGATCCAAGGCTTGGACGAGGGCGCCGACGACTACGTGACCAAGCCCTTCAGCCCCGCCGAGGTGGTGGCCCGGGTGCGGGCCCTGCTGCGCCGGAGCCAGGGCAGCATGAGCGTCAACAACGCCGCCGACCACATCTACTGCGGGCACCTGACCATCGACCTGAAGGGGCACCAGGTGCTCAAGGGCGAGCAGCAGATCGAATTGACCACCCGGGAGTTCGAGTTGCTCAAGTACCTGGCCCAGCATCCCGGGCAGGTTTTCAGCCGGGAAACCCTTTTGGAAGACGTATGGGGCTACCGGTACCATGGGGATATCCGCACCGTGGACGTGACCATCCGCCGGCTCCGGGAAAAGATCGAAGAGCATCCCGGCGACCCGCGTTTCATTCTCACCAAGCGAGGAGCGGGCTACTACTTCCGCAAGTTCTGA
- a CDS encoding ATP-binding protein, whose product MRSIQARMVIAFLLLILLAMQFIGAFLLRDLESYYLNTGLQQRLGDAGQLAREAAQFFAAGPDQLDRRGLEQLMAGKQGANLLAVVLDRQGIVLAATDFTLVGQRFVLDVVLDVLETAAESSGTRPVPGSDEIRVFGAAPIAVDDTIVGLAYVEGDLTGVYETLAQVRQRLWTATSVALLVTGVLVFFVARTITGPIQTITQRAAAMAAGRFDQPIEIRSQDEVGRLAGMFNHMAERLRDTLTEMADEKRKVEAIVSHMADGVLAVDAEGRLLFINPAARAMLAVAEPEEALIGRHPKEIWADLPIGDTLARVLAGDDSDQWPSATDEGLHLTLGDRVLRASVAPIRRTEGTPGTGGQGTTVGAVWVMHDVTEFAELDRMRKEFVANVSHELRTPLTTIKSYVETLLHEDMPDGEMQRQFLRVVDAEADRMSRLVQDLLQLSQLDYRRVQWDLEYIRLSELVDQAYRKLQAQAEAKDLRWEHRHPDDEPLVYVDPDRIQQVILNLLSNAIEFTPPGGSITVTVGRDKGHLRVAVSDTGIGIPAEDLPRIFDRFYRVDKARARTLGGTGLGLAIAREIIAAHGGQMGIESVEGQGTTVWFTVPHGEEAGRWKD is encoded by the coding sequence GTGCGCAGCATCCAAGCCAGAATGGTCATCGCCTTCCTGCTTCTCATACTCCTGGCCATGCAGTTCATCGGCGCCTTCTTGCTGCGGGACTTGGAGTCCTATTACCTGAACACCGGCCTGCAGCAGCGGCTGGGCGACGCCGGGCAGCTGGCCCGGGAGGCCGCCCAGTTCTTCGCCGCCGGCCCCGACCAACTGGACCGGCGGGGCCTGGAGCAGTTGATGGCCGGCAAGCAAGGGGCCAACCTCCTGGCCGTGGTTCTGGACCGCCAGGGGATCGTGCTGGCCGCCACCGACTTCACTTTGGTGGGCCAGCGCTTCGTCCTAGATGTGGTTCTGGACGTCTTGGAGACCGCTGCCGAAAGCTCGGGCACCCGGCCGGTACCCGGCAGCGATGAAATCCGGGTGTTCGGCGCCGCCCCCATCGCCGTGGACGACACCATCGTAGGCCTGGCCTATGTGGAAGGCGACCTGACCGGCGTCTACGAAACCTTGGCCCAGGTGCGCCAGCGGCTGTGGACGGCCACCTCCGTGGCCCTCCTGGTCACCGGCGTCCTGGTGTTCTTTGTCGCCCGCACCATCACCGGCCCCATCCAAACCATCACCCAGCGGGCTGCGGCCATGGCGGCCGGCCGCTTCGACCAGCCCATCGAAATCCGCTCCCAAGACGAGGTGGGCCGGTTGGCGGGCATGTTCAACCACATGGCGGAGCGCCTCCGGGACACCTTGACGGAAATGGCCGACGAAAAGCGAAAAGTGGAGGCCATCGTCTCCCACATGGCCGACGGCGTCCTGGCGGTGGACGCCGAAGGACGCCTGCTGTTCATCAACCCCGCCGCCCGGGCCATGCTGGCGGTGGCCGAGCCCGAAGAAGCCCTCATCGGCCGCCACCCCAAGGAGATCTGGGCCGACCTGCCCATCGGCGACACTCTGGCCCGGGTGCTGGCAGGGGACGACTCCGATCAATGGCCGTCCGCCACTGACGAAGGCCTGCACTTGACCTTGGGCGACCGGGTGCTGCGGGCCTCCGTCGCCCCCATCCGCCGCACCGAGGGCACCCCGGGCACCGGCGGCCAGGGCACCACCGTAGGCGCCGTCTGGGTCATGCACGACGTGACCGAATTCGCCGAACTGGATCGGATGCGCAAGGAATTTGTCGCCAACGTTTCCCACGAACTGCGGACGCCCCTGACCACCATCAAATCCTACGTGGAAACATTGCTCCACGAGGATATGCCCGACGGCGAGATGCAGCGGCAGTTCCTGCGGGTGGTGGATGCCGAGGCCGACCGCATGAGCCGCCTGGTCCAAGACCTGCTCCAACTCTCCCAACTGGACTACCGCCGGGTGCAGTGGGATCTGGAGTACATCCGCCTCTCGGAACTGGTGGACCAGGCCTACCGCAAGCTCCAGGCCCAGGCCGAAGCCAAGGACCTGCGCTGGGAGCACCGGCACCCCGACGACGAGCCCTTGGTTTACGTGGATCCCGATCGGATCCAGCAGGTCATCTTGAACCTTCTCTCCAACGCCATCGAGTTCACGCCCCCGGGCGGGTCCATCACCGTGACCGTGGGCCGGGACAAGGGCCATCTGCGGGTGGCCGTCTCCGACACGGGCATCGGCATCCCCGCCGAGGACCTGCCCCGCATCTTCGACCGGTTCTACCGGGTGGACAAGGCCCGGGCCCGCACCTTGGGGGGCACCGGCCTGGGGCTGGCTATTGCCCGGGAAATAATCGCCGCCCACGGCGGGCAAATGGGCATTGAATCGGTGGAAGGGCAAGGCACCACCGTCTGGTTCACCGTCCCCCACGGGGAGGAGGCCGGCCGGTGGAAAGACTGA